The genomic segment CCCACCACCGCGGCGAGATGGATCACGACGTCCGGCCGCGTCCGCGCGAAGAGACGTTCGACCGCGTCAGCGTCGCGCAGATCGTGCTGCGCGCTCCGAGGGGCCGTCACCTCGGCCCCTCCCTCGGCGGCCAGCGCCTCGCACACCCAGCGCCCGAGAAACCCTGAACCACCGGTCACCAGAACACGCCTGGCATTGAAGCCCACCCGCGTCAAGACTCCGCTCCTCCGTCACTGCCCTGTCTCATCGTGTCGCACGTTCGTCGATGCTCGTACAAGCCCTGCCAAGGCTCCCGCGCGGCGGCACACCCGTGCCGATCGGCGAGCGCACGGGCGCGATCGCCGTCGGTATCGACCACCGTGCGCAACACGAAGCGACCATCAGCCGCGACGTGCTCGGCGCGTCGCCGCCCCATGAGACCGCAACCGATGACGGCCACGTTGCGACGCCCGCTCACGCGCTCCAATCGCCTCCTCGATCCGCGGGCACGATGCGGCGCAGCGTGAAGAGATCGGTCCGGGCGATCTCGTCTGCGTGGGCCGGCCAGCTCGGCCAGTCATCCCACGCAGCCGCCAGGAGAGGGCCGGAGATGCCGGTCGCGGCGTCAGAGGCGAGAATGACCGCCGCCGCCGCCACGACGGGGAGAGGTCAGGCCACGAGTCGAGGGAACAGGTCGGTGAGAACGCGGGGCACCGAGATGCCGAACTCGCGCTCGAACAGCGCCGCAGCCTCCTGGTAGTGACGCATGGCCTCGGCTCGCCGCCCCTGGGCCAGCAGCGCCTCGATGAGCGCCACGTGAAGCGTCTCGCGCATCTCATCGCGCTGGAGCCCCCGGCGGGCCACCGTCTCGGCGACCTGGGCTTCTCCCGACGCCAGGGCGCACTGCGACAGCAGACCGGTTCCGCGCAGATAGAGATCCTCATAACGCGCCCGCGGCGCCTGCACCCACTCCTCGTCGACGCCATCCATGAACGGGCCGCGGTAGAGTGCGAGCGCCGACTCGAGGGCACGGCGGGCGCCGCAGACGTCTCCCTGGGCAAACGCCACGGCGGCGGCGTCGATGCCGCGCTCGAAGACCTCGGCGTCGACCTCGTAGGCGCCGCGCAGACCGACGTCTCGGGAGCGACGGCTGCGCCAGACCTCGAGCCCCGCGTCGAAGCCGCTCTCGGTGGCGGCGGCCTCGATGACCTGACGCACGTAGTACAGCGCGTTTCGCAGGCTGGCCCGCGCGCGCTCGTCGTCCGATTCAGGCCAGTAGGTTGACATCAGGACACCGTCATAGATGGTATCGCGCCGGCACGCGAGCTGGGCAAAGATGCGCAGGGCCTTCTGCACCGGCCAATCATCACGGGTGAGCGTGCGGGTGCCCACCACAACCTGACAGGGCCCGAGCGCGCAGAGGCGAACGCCGAGGCCGTCCTGCGCGGACGGCGCATATGCCTCGACCGCGACGACCGTCGGCAGGGGGGGCGACGGGGGGGCTGCCACGCCACCCATCGTCGCGGGCGCGAGCGAGACTGGAGCGACGCGGGGAGCGGAGGAAGCCACAGGCGCTGTGCCCGGTCGGAACACCCGCACGCCCCGTCGGCGGCGACGGGTGGCCCGCTCGATGGCCAGACGCGCAGCCAGACGATCGGCGTGCCGCGCGCCGAGACGATCGACAAGCCGGCGCATCGACGGCTTCGTCTCGAGCATCTTGATCAGCGCGGCGAGCATCCCGTCGTCGTCGCGCGACTCATCGTTGCGATTCGTACCTTTGTTCATCGTGTTCTCCCTGGACGACCGTGAGGCCGTTGCTGATGATGCGAGCATACCGCCGGCG from the Pseudomonadota bacterium genome contains:
- a CDS encoding NAD-dependent epimerase/dehydratase family protein, producing the protein MTRVGFNARRVLVTGGSGFLGRWVCEALAAEGGAEVTAPRSAQHDLRDADAVERLFARTRPDVVIHLAAVVGGIGANRKSPGRFFHDNALMGIQVIEAARRHAVGRFVC